In Strix uralensis isolate ZFMK-TIS-50842 chromosome 10, bStrUra1, whole genome shotgun sequence, a single window of DNA contains:
- the HRH1 gene encoding histamine H1 receptor — protein sequence MSKNTTENSTNSALLGVFLGSVSLITIVMNILVLCAVKTEKKLQTVGNLYIVSLSVADLIVGAAVMPLNIVYLLSPVWTLSLPVCLFWLSMDYVASTASIFNLFILCIDRYRSVQQPLKYLKYRTKMRALLMILGAWLLSFTWVIPILGWHVFANNGERKVEENKCETEFSEVTWFKVLTAIVNFYLPSIMMLWFYYKIFRAVRKHCQHRELINGSYRSFSEKPPINHSKMKEKQNICLQKQIVDENTLPKDMEISPQPKNTEAKLHFSNPDKSSKAFVSKSNRKVLKWSCFPHTTAQSEPGLDKGGKKCACVTEENENGEELCSQDSDLSDASDNQTFTEETPCKEHSSPKPERACSPQEKTENRDFRGLTYLRKTWQSLHSHSKRHIQGLHGNRERKAAKQLGVIMGAFMVCWIPYFVLFMVIAFHGHEQFSKLHMFTIWLGYVNSTLNPFLYPLCNQSFKKTFKKILHIH from the coding sequence ATGTCAAAAAACACGACAGAGAACTCAACTAACTCAGCTCTTCTCGGTGTGTTCCTGGGAAGCGTTTCACTGATCACTATTGTCATGAATATATTAGTGCTATGTGCCGTGAAAACTGAAAAGAAGCTGCAAACAGTTGGCAATTTATACATTGTCAGTCTCTCTGTTGCAGATCTTATAGTCGGTGCAGCTGTTATGCCCCTGAATATTGTTTATCTCCTAAGTCCTGTGTGGACTCTAAGCTTACCAGTCTGTTTGTTCTGGCTGTCAATGGATTATGTGGCCAGTACCGCATCCATTTTCAATCTCTTCATATTGTGCATTGACCGTTATCGTTCTGTTCAGCAACCACTGAAATATCTCAAGTATAGAACAAAAATGAGAGCATTGCTAATGATTCTGGGGGCTTGGTTACTGTCTTTCACGTGGGTCATTCCAATCCTAGGATGGCATGTTTTTGCTAATAATGGGGAAAGGAAAGTAGAGGAAAACAAGTGTGAAACTGAATTCTCTGAAGTCACGTGGTTTAAAGTGTTAACAGCCATTGTCAATTTCTATCTACCCTCTATCATGATGTTATGGTTCTACTACAAAATATTCAGAGCTGTTCGAAAGCACTGTCAACACCGAGAGCTCATCAATGGATCATATCGGTCTTTCTCAGAAAAACCCCCCATAAATCATAGTAAGATGAAGGAGAAGCAAAATATTTGCCTCCAAAAGCAAATCGTAGATGAGAACACCCTTCCCAAGGACATGGAAATCTCCCCTCAGCCCAAAAATACGGAGGCAAAGCTTCATTTCAGTAATCCTGACAAGTCTTCAAAGGCATTCGTTAGCAAGAGTAATAGGAAAGTCCTTAAATGGAGCTGTTTTCCTCACACCACTGCCCAGTCTGAGCCAGGCCTGGATAAAGGAGGAAAGAAGTGCGCATGTGTAACAGAAGAGAACGAAAATGGAGAGGAGCTTTGCTCACAAGACAGTGACTTAAGTGATGCATCAGACAACCAGACTTTCACAGAGGAGACACCCTGTAAAGAGCACTCCAGTCCTAAGCCTGAAAGAGCCTGCAGTCCTCAGGAAAAGACTGAGAACAGGGATTTCAGAGGACTGACTTACCTGAGGAAAACCTGGCAAAGTCTGCATAGCCATTCCAAAAGGCACATCCAAGGACTGCATGGGAACAGGGAAAGGAAGGCAGCTAAGCAGTTAGGGGTCATAATGGGAGCCTTTATGGTGTGCTGGATTCcctattttgtattatttatggTCATAGCTTTCCATGGCCATGAACAATTTTCAAAATTACACATGTTCACTATATGGCTCGGCTATGTGAACTCCACCTTAAATCCATTCCTGTATCCTCTTTGTAACCAGAGTTTCAAGAAGACATTCAAAAAGATTCTTCACATTCACTGA